From a region of the Lactuca sativa cultivar Salinas chromosome 4, Lsat_Salinas_v11, whole genome shotgun sequence genome:
- the LOC111884852 gene encoding uncharacterized protein LOC111884852, whose product MEPSKRQQIVIVRATTIHATIPTIVPAVAPKNPTPTKPYAGSLPKCKKCNFHHTGNCPEMQCCNCNRKAHTARFCRTPPQPLNQVPAAGVGRACYQCGDVGHFKRDCPNVGNAGGVGRILALGHEEAMADPAVVTHTFLLNNTYACILFDCGAERSFMSQNFKHILNQNSQQLNETLTV is encoded by the coding sequence ATGGAACCTTCAAAGAGGCAACAAATAGTTATAGTCCGTGCTACTACTATACATGCTACCATACCTACTATTGTGCCTGCTGTTGCCCCTAAAAACCCAACACCAACTAAACCCTATGCTGGTAGCCTCCCTAAATGCAAGAAGTGCAATTTTCACCACACCGGAAATTGCCCTGAAATGCAGTGCTGTAACTGCAATAGGAAAGCGCATACTGCCCGATTCTGTAGAACACCACCTCAACCACTTAACCAAGTACCTGCCGCTGGAGTAGGTCGAGCATGCTACCAATGCGGTGATGTGgggcatttcaagagagattgtccaaaTGTTGGAAATGCCGGTGGGGTTGGGAGAATTCTAGCACTAGGTCACGAAGAAGCGATGGCAGACCCTGCTGTGGTCACGcatacgttccttctcaacaatacttatgcatgcattctttttgattgTGGTGCTGAGAGGAGCTTCATGAGCCAAAACTTCAAACATATACTAAATCAAAACTCCCAACAACTAAATGAAACTTTGACAGTataa